From the genome of Leptospira koniambonensis:
CAACCACGATCCGGATACTCACTGGTTACCTAATGGCAACTGATGGATTATGCGAGTTCAACGGACTGAACACATTCGAACATCCAATCGATGTAAAGAAGAAGATCGGTTATCTTCCGGAGACCCCTCCTTTGTATCCTGAATTAACTGTGAGTGAATATCTGACTTTCGCAGCTAGGATTAAACAGATCTCAGAAGAAGATGTTCCTTTGGAACTGAATCGAGTTTTAGGTCTTACTGATCTTACTCAAGTAAAAGACAAAGTAATAGAAACTCTTTCTCTAGGATTCAGAAAGAGAGTTGGGATTGCTCAGGCTATTTTAGGAAATCCTGAAATTATCATCATGGACGAACCTATTTCAGGTCTGGACCCAAAACAAATAGTAGAAATACGTAATCTAATTCATGGTTTGAAAGAAAAACATACAATTCTTCTTTCGAGTCATATCCTTCCTGAAGTTTACAAAACATGTAATAGATTCCTTTTCTTACATAAGGGAAGATTGGTATACCAATGTGATCGCCAGGAATTAGAAAGAGAGATGGAAAATCTTTCTGGTCTCGAAGTGACTTTATCCGGAAAATCCAGATCGGAAACTGAATCCTATTTAAGCGGTGTTGCGAGCAAGTCTGGTGCAACATTCAAATTCGTAGGAGAAGATTCAGTAGGTTCTACTTTCTTGATCAACACTTCTTCCGAAAGGAAGTTTAAAGAAGAATTATATTCCGGAATTTCTTCTTCCGGTATCCTGCCTGAATTTATTCGTAAGCAGGATGTGACCTTAGAACAAATCTTTATGAACAAGGTTTAATTCATGTTTCGAAATATTAAATGGATCTTCTGGAAAGAAGTCAGGGTTTTTTTTGGTACCTATTTGGCTCCTTTGGTTTTAGGCGGAACTGCGTTCTTAAATTCATTATTCGTATTGATCCTGAATTTTAACTCAGGAACAAATTATACTGAAACCACAATCATCACCTTCATCTCTTTTATGAGCACAATGTTGATCGCTATGTTGATCGTTGCAATGGGCTCTATCACTGAAGAAAAAAACAGAGGAACGTTGGAGTTCCTATTTACTTCACCGATCTCAGATATGGAGATTGTAGTAGGTAAGTTTTTATTCGGAACATTTGTGTGCGCGATTATCTCTATCGCAGTGGATGGACTCTTTCCTCTATTCCTTTATTTCTTCTGGAAAGCTCCTTTATACATAGTTGCTTCCGGAACTATTGGAGTGTTTTTACTCGGGTTATTCACTTTTGCA
Proteins encoded in this window:
- a CDS encoding ABC transporter ATP-binding protein; this translates as MIKVRNLSKFYGEKLAIDRLNFELKEGEIVGLLGLNGAGKTTTIRILTGYLMATDGLCEFNGLNTFEHPIDVKKKIGYLPETPPLYPELTVSEYLTFAARIKQISEEDVPLELNRVLGLTDLTQVKDKVIETLSLGFRKRVGIAQAILGNPEIIIMDEPISGLDPKQIVEIRNLIHGLKEKHTILLSSHILPEVYKTCNRFLFLHKGRLVYQCDRQELEREMENLSGLEVTLSGKSRSETESYLSGVASKSGATFKFVGEDSVGSTFLINTSSERKFKEELYSGISSSGILPEFIRKQDVTLEQIFMNKV
- a CDS encoding ABC transporter permease, which codes for MFRNIKWIFWKEVRVFFGTYLAPLVLGGTAFLNSLFVLILNFNSGTNYTETTIITFISFMSTMLIAMLIVAMGSITEEKNRGTLEFLFTSPISDMEIVVGKFLFGTFVCAIISIAVDGLFPLFLYFFWKAPLYIVASGTIGVFLLGLFTFAVGLFGSSLGKNQMISLLISIAILLTLWVIGYFSHLFDAATRSVLFHLHIFTHFISFSKGVLPLSSTVFFISGTIFFLYLTVKVLESRRWRG